A section of the Pseudomonas lini genome encodes:
- a CDS encoding acyltransferase family protein: protein MRNNSFDLIRHLAALMVLVSHHFVLSGMSEPGIAGYNSLGGMAVICFFAISGLLITLSYLNAASFQDYLAKRVARIFPALIACSFLMTYVAGAFFASDYVLGKEALVDFLRISAFGRASIDEVTSDFIFSESFNGSLWTLKIEFVFYILLAVVLTLYRSALMPLALLLLFGLATFFLSNYITGALAQKFLAYCAAGIAFFSGSLIAFHRHHFNSPRTKAIVLAASILLIVVSLGTSSVWVTATLGVSLATISVGLLYVDKTIRGRFDISYGIYLYAFPVQQLVINKTPLAFLPSIVVTTLIVIGLATLSWLFIEQPALKFVHRNKARKSVPGWLAP, encoded by the coding sequence TTGCGAAATAACTCATTCGACCTGATCAGACACCTCGCTGCCCTCATGGTCCTGGTCAGCCATCACTTTGTGCTGTCGGGCATGAGCGAGCCGGGGATAGCTGGTTACAACTCGTTGGGCGGTATGGCGGTCATTTGCTTCTTCGCTATTTCCGGGCTGTTAATTACCCTCAGTTATTTGAACGCCGCAAGCTTTCAAGACTACCTGGCAAAGCGTGTCGCTCGAATCTTTCCGGCGCTCATCGCTTGCTCATTTTTGATGACCTACGTGGCCGGAGCGTTCTTTGCCAGCGACTATGTCTTGGGAAAAGAGGCCTTGGTCGACTTTCTGCGCATTTCAGCCTTTGGACGTGCTTCCATTGATGAAGTAACCAGCGACTTCATCTTCAGCGAATCCTTTAACGGAAGCCTGTGGACGTTAAAGATCGAGTTCGTTTTTTACATTCTGCTGGCGGTAGTACTGACCTTGTATCGCAGCGCCTTGATGCCTCTGGCTTTGTTACTCCTGTTTGGCCTCGCAACCTTTTTCCTGAGCAACTACATCACGGGCGCACTGGCGCAGAAATTTCTGGCCTACTGCGCCGCGGGCATAGCGTTTTTCTCGGGATCATTGATCGCCTTTCATCGACATCACTTCAACAGCCCTCGCACAAAAGCAATCGTATTGGCCGCCTCCATCCTACTGATAGTAGTTTCGTTGGGGACTTCGTCCGTGTGGGTCACCGCGACCCTGGGGGTTAGTCTGGCAACCATCAGCGTGGGCTTGTTGTACGTAGATAAAACCATCAGGGGCCGGTTTGATATCTCGTATGGCATCTACCTGTATGCCTTTCCCGTGCAACAACTGGTCATCAATAAAACCCCACTGGCCTTTTTACCGTCCATTGTTGTCACGACGCTTATTGTCATCGGCCTGGCAACACTTTCATGGCTGTTCATCGAGCAGCCGGCACTCAAGTTCGTGCATAGAAACAAGGCCCGAAAATCAGTGCCTGGCTGGCTAGCGCCTTGA
- a CDS encoding glutathione S-transferase yields the protein MSVPSMTLFHNPASPFVRKVMVLLHETGQTNRVALQASQLTPVSPDLALNEDNPLGKIPALRLADGNVLYDSRVILDYLDHQHVGNPLIPRDGSARWRRLTLASLADGIMDAAVMVRYEVALRTPEKHWDEWLDSQRDKIRRALALLEADAIAELTSHFDVAAISVACALGYLDLRHPDLEWRKENPKLAEWYFEVSQRPSMIATMPKV from the coding sequence ATGTCCGTCCCCAGCATGACCTTGTTCCACAACCCTGCGTCGCCCTTCGTTCGCAAAGTCATGGTGCTGCTGCACGAAACCGGTCAAACGAACCGCGTGGCGCTGCAAGCCAGCCAGCTCACGCCGGTCAGCCCGGATCTGGCCCTCAACGAAGACAACCCGCTAGGTAAAATTCCGGCCCTGCGCCTGGCCGACGGCAATGTGTTGTACGACAGCCGAGTGATCCTCGACTATCTCGATCATCAGCACGTCGGCAATCCGCTGATCCCTCGCGACGGCTCGGCGCGCTGGCGGCGCCTGACCCTGGCTTCCCTGGCCGACGGGATCATGGATGCCGCGGTGATGGTTCGCTACGAAGTGGCCCTGCGCACCCCGGAAAAACACTGGGACGAGTGGCTCGACAGTCAGCGCGACAAGATTCGCCGCGCTCTGGCACTGCTGGAAGCCGACGCGATTGCCGAGCTGACCAGCCATTTCGATGTGGCGGCAATCAGTGTTGCCTGTGCCTTGGGTTATCTGGATCTGCGCCATCCGGATCTGGAATGGCGCAAAGAGAATCCTAAGCTGGCAGAGTGGTATTTTGAGGTGAGTCAGCGGCCTTCGATGATTGCGACGATGCCCAAGGTTTAG
- a CDS encoding sarcosine oxidase subunit gamma, producing MTAANVYQQRPTTGAKAESSLHHADLASLVGKGRKNAGVIVREKKLLGHLTIRGDGHDPAFAAGVHKALGLELPAALTVVTKGETSLQWMGPDEWLLIVPTGEEFAAEQKLRKALGDLHIQIVNVSGGQQILELSGPNVRQVLMKSTSYDVHPNNFPVGKAVGTVFAKSQLMIRHTAEDTWELLIRRSFSDYWWLWLQDAAAEYGLSVQA from the coding sequence ATGACCGCAGCCAATGTTTACCAACAACGCCCAACCACCGGGGCCAAGGCCGAGTCGTCGCTGCATCACGCCGACCTCGCCAGCCTGGTGGGCAAGGGCCGCAAGAACGCCGGCGTGATCGTGCGTGAGAAAAAACTCCTCGGTCACCTGACCATTCGTGGCGATGGCCATGATCCAGCGTTCGCTGCCGGTGTGCACAAGGCCCTGGGCCTGGAGCTGCCAGCCGCGTTGACCGTGGTGACCAAGGGTGAAACCAGCCTGCAATGGATGGGGCCGGACGAATGGCTGCTGATCGTGCCGACCGGTGAAGAATTCGCCGCCGAGCAGAAATTGCGCAAAGCCCTGGGCGACCTGCACATCCAGATCGTCAACGTCAGCGGCGGCCAGCAGATCCTCGAACTCAGCGGCCCGAACGTACGCCAGGTGCTGATGAAGTCCACCAGCTACGACGTGCATCCCAACAACTTCCCGGTGGGCAAGGCTGTCGGCACGGTGTTCGCCAAGTCGCAACTGATGATCCGCCACACTGCCGAAGACACCTGGGAACTGCTGATTCGTCGCAGCTTCTCGGATTACTGGTGGTTGTGGTTGCAGGATGCGGCCGCTGAGTACGGGCTTAGCGTCCAGGCGTAA
- a CDS encoding ATP-dependent zinc protease — translation MKSILALLALVALPVLAAEPTLYGRYEYIALPEIGGEVLKAKMDTGALTASLSAKDIETFTRDGDEWVRFRLATKGASNKVYEHKVARISKIKTRSEEDDDDKEAIEPTKRPVVDLELCLGNVKRTVEVNLTDRSSFNYPLLIGAKALREFGAAVNPARRFTADKPDC, via the coding sequence GTGAAATCTATCCTTGCACTGCTTGCCCTTGTAGCCCTGCCGGTTTTGGCCGCCGAGCCGACCCTGTACGGGCGTTACGAATACATCGCGCTGCCGGAAATCGGCGGCGAAGTTCTCAAGGCCAAAATGGACACCGGCGCCCTGACCGCGTCGCTGTCGGCCAAAGACATCGAAACCTTCACCCGTGACGGCGACGAGTGGGTGCGTTTCCGTCTCGCCACCAAAGGCGCCAGCAACAAGGTTTACGAACACAAGGTCGCGCGGATCAGCAAGATCAAGACCCGCTCCGAAGAAGACGACGATGACAAGGAAGCGATCGAGCCCACCAAGCGGCCAGTGGTCGATCTGGAACTGTGCCTGGGCAACGTCAAGCGCACCGTCGAGGTCAACCTCACCGACCGCAGCAGCTTCAATTACCCGTTGTTGATCGGCGCCAAAGCGCTGCGTGAATTCGGTGCGGCGGTGAACCCGGCACGGCGTTTTACGGCAGACAAACCCGACTGCTGA
- the creB gene encoding two-component system response regulator CreB: protein MPHILIVEDEAAIADTLIFALQGEGFTTTWLSLGAAALEHQRATPADLIILDIGLPDISGFETCKQLRRFSEVPVIFLSARDAEIDRVVGLEIGADDYVVKPFSPREVAARVRAILKRMAPRPVAEAASALFRIDSERVQISYRSQPLSLTRHEFRLLQCLLEQPERVFSREQLLDALGVAADAGYERSIDSHIKSVRAKLRQVKADAEPIQTHRGLGYSYSPGHS, encoded by the coding sequence ATGCCTCATATCCTGATTGTCGAAGACGAAGCGGCGATTGCCGACACCCTGATTTTCGCCTTGCAGGGCGAGGGCTTTACCACCACCTGGTTGAGCCTTGGCGCGGCGGCGCTTGAACATCAGCGCGCCACGCCGGCCGACCTGATCATCCTCGATATCGGCCTGCCAGACATCAGTGGCTTCGAGACCTGCAAGCAGTTGCGGCGTTTCAGCGAAGTGCCGGTGATTTTTCTCAGCGCCCGTGATGCAGAGATCGACCGCGTGGTCGGTCTGGAAATCGGTGCCGACGATTACGTGGTCAAACCGTTCAGCCCCCGGGAAGTGGCGGCGCGGGTCAGGGCGATTCTCAAGCGCATGGCGCCACGACCGGTGGCGGAGGCGGCGTCCGCGCTGTTTCGCATCGACAGTGAACGGGTGCAGATCAGCTATCGCAGCCAGCCGCTGAGCCTGACTCGCCATGAGTTTCGTTTGCTGCAATGCCTGCTCGAGCAACCCGAACGAGTCTTCAGCCGCGAGCAATTGCTCGATGCGCTGGGTGTGGCCGCCGATGCCGGCTACGAGCGCAGCATCGACAGCCACATCAAGAGCGTGCGCGCCAAATTGCGCCAGGTGAAGGCCGACGCCGAGCCGATCCAGACTCACCGCGGCCTCGGTTACAGCTACAGCCCGGGACACAGCTGA
- the creD gene encoding cell envelope integrity protein CreD: protein MNRSLTLKLGAIALLILLLLIPLLMINGVIEDRQQLRDGVLEDIARSSSYSQQLSGPLMVVPYRKTVRTWKTNQKTNQRYQDVGEERGRLYFLPERFELDGQVQTELRARGIYEARLFHADNRISGQFSVPAQLGIKEDFADYRFDQPFLAVGISDIRGIENALKLELNGQSLDFVPGSQVGWLGEGVHVTLPALNTQQATELAFGFDLRLQGTGQLQVLPVGKTSKVSLAANWPHPSFIGNYLPAQREITDQGFTANWQTSFFSTNLQEALNSCVSGGQCEAFSGRSFGVSFIDPVDQYLKSDRAIKYALLFIVLTFAGFFLFEVLKSLAVHPVQYALVGVALAFFYLLLLSLSEHIGFALAYLLSASGCVLLIGFYVCHVLRSVHHGLSFSAGLAALYGLLYGLLSAEDYALLMGSLLLFGLLGVFMVLTRKLDWYGIGQKPAKPLAFDIGAVE, encoded by the coding sequence ATGAACCGTAGCCTGACCCTAAAACTCGGGGCGATTGCCCTTTTGATTCTGTTGCTGCTGATCCCGTTGCTGATGATCAACGGCGTGATCGAGGATCGGCAACAACTGCGCGATGGCGTACTCGAAGACATCGCCCGCAGCTCCAGTTACAGCCAGCAACTGAGCGGCCCGCTGATGGTGGTGCCCTATCGCAAAACGGTGCGTACCTGGAAAACCAACCAGAAAACCAACCAGCGTTACCAGGACGTTGGCGAGGAACGCGGGCGTTTGTATTTCCTGCCGGAGCGCTTCGAGCTGGACGGCCAGGTCCAGACCGAACTGCGCGCCCGGGGTATCTACGAGGCACGGCTGTTTCATGCCGACAACCGCATTAGCGGGCAGTTCTCGGTTCCGGCACAACTGGGCATCAAGGAAGACTTCGCCGACTACCGCTTCGACCAACCGTTCCTGGCCGTTGGCATCAGCGACATTCGCGGCATCGAGAATGCGCTGAAACTCGAACTCAATGGCCAGAGCCTGGATTTTGTACCGGGTAGCCAGGTGGGCTGGTTGGGCGAGGGTGTGCACGTGACGCTGCCAGCGCTGAACACCCAACAGGCTACGGAACTGGCCTTCGGTTTCGATTTGCGCCTGCAAGGCACCGGTCAGTTGCAGGTTCTCCCGGTGGGCAAGACCAGCAAGGTTTCACTGGCCGCCAATTGGCCTCATCCCAGCTTCATCGGCAACTACCTGCCGGCCCAGCGTGAAATCACCGATCAGGGTTTCACCGCCAATTGGCAGACCTCGTTTTTCTCCACCAACCTGCAAGAGGCGTTGAACAGTTGCGTGTCTGGCGGCCAGTGCGAGGCGTTCAGCGGTCGCAGCTTCGGCGTGAGTTTCATCGACCCGGTGGACCAGTACCTGAAAAGCGACCGGGCAATCAAATACGCGTTGTTGTTCATCGTCCTGACCTTCGCCGGTTTCTTCCTCTTCGAAGTGCTGAAAAGCCTGGCAGTACACCCGGTGCAATACGCACTGGTGGGCGTGGCGCTGGCGTTCTTCTACCTGTTGCTGTTGTCGCTGTCCGAACACATCGGCTTCGCCCTGGCGTATCTGCTGTCGGCGAGTGGTTGTGTGTTGTTGATCGGTTTCTATGTCTGTCATGTGCTACGCAGCGTGCATCACGGTTTGAGTTTTTCGGCGGGGCTGGCGGCATTGTATGGCTTGCTCTACGGCTTGCTGAGTGCCGAGGATTACGCGCTGTTGATGGGCTCGCTGCTGTTGTTCGGTCTGCTGGGTGTGTTCATGGTGCTGACCCGCAAGCTGGACTGGTACGGGATCGGGCAGAAACCCGCCAAGCCGCTGGCTTTTGATATTGGAGCCGTGGAATGA
- a CDS encoding DUF2780 domain-containing protein: MNVSRGFALASLMAVASLTTLVASPAFAQFSLVDAAKAVSAMQGDEGGEGDDEGDEADGIVAAAPKAAGLLNTLGSQLDITPEQAIGGAGAMLGLARNQLSGQDFSELSKNVPGLNQIAGNSAIGGLNGLGGLLGGGSDKNALLDGLLGNVKDTNDLNNAFSALGMDSGMIGLFAPVILQYLGQQGVAGSLLQNLGGIWGTGTGS, translated from the coding sequence ATGAACGTTTCACGCGGTTTTGCATTGGCATCGCTCATGGCTGTTGCTTCGTTGACGACGCTGGTCGCCAGCCCGGCCTTTGCACAGTTCAGTCTCGTTGATGCGGCCAAAGCGGTTTCGGCGATGCAGGGCGACGAAGGCGGCGAAGGCGATGATGAAGGCGATGAGGCCGATGGTATCGTGGCGGCGGCGCCCAAGGCCGCCGGTTTGCTCAATACCCTGGGCTCGCAGCTCGACATCACCCCGGAGCAGGCCATCGGCGGTGCCGGTGCGATGCTGGGGCTGGCGAGAAATCAGCTCAGCGGCCAGGACTTCTCCGAACTGAGCAAAAACGTACCGGGCCTCAATCAAATCGCCGGTAATAGCGCCATCGGTGGCTTGAATGGATTGGGTGGACTGCTCGGCGGCGGTTCGGACAAGAACGCTTTGCTCGATGGCCTGTTGGGTAACGTCAAAGACACCAACGACTTGAACAACGCTTTCAGCGCGCTGGGTATGGACAGTGGCATGATCGGCCTGTTTGCCCCGGTCATCCTGCAATACCTCGGTCAGCAAGGCGTGGCCGGTTCGTTACTGCAAAACCTCGGCGGGATCTGGGGCACCGGCACCGGTAGCTGA
- the purU gene encoding formyltetrahydrofolate deformylase, translating to MSRAPDTWILTADCPSVLGTVDAVTRFLFEQGCYVTEHHSFDDRLSGRFFIRVEFRQPDGFDEQAFRAGLAERGEAFGMVFELTPPHHRPKVVIMVSKADHCLNDLLYRQRIGQLSMDVVAVVSNHPDLKPLADWHQIPYYHFPLDPNDKPAQERQVWQVIEESGAELVVLARYMQVLSPELCRKLDGKAINIHHSLLPGFKGAKPYHQAYNKGVKLVGATAHYINNDLDEGPIIAQGVEAVDHSHYPEDLIAKGRDVEGLTLARAVGYHIERRVFLNANRTVVL from the coding sequence ATGAGCCGCGCCCCAGACACATGGATTCTGACCGCCGACTGCCCTAGCGTCCTCGGCACCGTGGATGCGGTGACCCGCTTTCTGTTCGAGCAGGGCTGCTACGTCACCGAGCACCACTCCTTCGATGACCGGCTCTCGGGCCGTTTCTTCATTCGCGTGGAATTCCGTCAGCCCGATGGCTTCGACGAACAAGCCTTTCGCGCAGGTTTGGCAGAGCGTGGTGAAGCCTTCGGGATGGTCTTCGAGCTGACCCCGCCACACCACCGGCCAAAAGTGGTGATCATGGTCTCCAAGGCCGATCACTGCCTCAACGATTTGCTCTACCGCCAGCGCATCGGCCAGTTGTCGATGGACGTGGTCGCGGTGGTCTCCAACCACCCGGACCTCAAGCCGTTGGCCGACTGGCACCAGATTCCGTACTACCATTTCCCGCTGGACCCGAACGACAAACCGGCGCAGGAGCGTCAGGTCTGGCAGGTAATTGAAGAGTCCGGCGCTGAACTGGTGGTCCTTGCCCGTTACATGCAGGTCCTGTCGCCAGAGCTGTGCCGCAAACTCGACGGCAAGGCGATCAACATTCATCACTCCCTGCTACCCGGTTTCAAGGGTGCCAAACCCTATCACCAGGCCTACAACAAGGGCGTGAAACTGGTCGGCGCCACGGCGCACTACATCAACAACGACCTGGACGAAGGCCCGATCATCGCCCAAGGCGTGGAGGCTGTGGATCACAGTCACTATCCCGAAGATTTGATCGCCAAGGGGCGAGATGTCGAAGGGCTGACTTTGGCACGGGCCGTTGGATATCACATTGAACGACGCGTGTTTTTGAACGCCAATCGCACCGTCGTTCTTTAG
- a CDS encoding acyltransferase: protein MRRLLTGCFVTLLLFLNTLVLFGPLMVFALLKLLLPGRFRDYASWTVMWIAETWAEIDKLIFRLCIPTQWDIRGGDDLRRDTSYLVIGNHQSWVDIPALIQTLNRRTPFFKFFLKKELIWVPFLGLAWWALDYPFMKRYTKAFLEKNPELAGKDLEITKQACELYKRQPVTVVNYLEGTRYTSAKSAQQQSPFTHLLKPKAGGVAFVLAAMGEQLDAVLDVTVVYPQQKIPGFWDLISGNVPRVIIDIRTRELDPALWQGDYENDAAFRETIQNWVNQLWIEKDRRIKALRAEG from the coding sequence ATGCGCCGCCTGCTCACCGGCTGTTTCGTTACCCTGCTGCTGTTTCTTAACACCCTGGTGCTGTTCGGGCCTTTGATGGTGTTCGCCCTGCTGAAGCTGCTCCTGCCCGGGCGCTTTCGCGATTACGCCTCCTGGACGGTGATGTGGATAGCCGAAACCTGGGCCGAAATAGACAAGCTGATCTTTCGGCTGTGCATTCCCACCCAGTGGGACATTCGCGGCGGCGATGATTTGCGCCGCGACACCTCGTATCTGGTGATCGGCAACCATCAGTCCTGGGTCGATATCCCGGCCCTGATTCAGACGCTTAACCGGCGCACGCCGTTCTTCAAATTCTTCCTCAAGAAAGAACTGATCTGGGTGCCGTTCCTGGGTCTGGCCTGGTGGGCTTTGGACTATCCGTTCATGAAGCGCTACACAAAGGCGTTTCTGGAGAAAAACCCGGAGCTGGCCGGCAAGGATCTGGAGATCACTAAACAAGCCTGCGAGTTGTACAAACGTCAGCCAGTGACGGTGGTCAATTACCTGGAAGGCACTCGATACACCTCGGCGAAAAGCGCCCAACAGCAGTCACCGTTCACCCACCTGCTCAAGCCCAAGGCTGGCGGCGTGGCTTTTGTGCTGGCGGCGATGGGTGAACAGCTGGATGCCGTTCTCGATGTGACAGTGGTGTATCCACAGCAGAAGATTCCAGGGTTCTGGGATTTGATCAGCGGCAACGTGCCGAGGGTGATCATCGACATCCGGACCCGCGAACTGGACCCGGCGCTGTGGCAAGGCGATTACGAAAACGATGCGGCGTTTCGCGAAACAATCCAGAACTGGGTCAACCAGCTCTGGATCGAGAAGGACCGGCGCATCAAGGCGCTACGCGCCGAAGGCTGA
- the fdhA gene encoding formaldehyde dehydrogenase, glutathione-independent: MSDNRGVVYLGNGKVEVQKIDYPKMQDPRGRKINHAVILRVVSTNICGSDQHMVRGRTTAQTGLVLGHEITGEVIEKGSDVENLQIGDLVSVPFNVACGRCRSCKEMHTGVCLSVNPARPGGAYGYVDMGDWTGGQAEYAMVPYADFNLLKLPDRDRAMEKIRDLTCLSDILPTGYHGAVTAGVGPGSTVYIAGAGPVGLAAAASARLLGAAVVIIGDVNPIRLAHAKAQGFEVADLSTDTPLHEQIAALLGEPEVDCAVDAVGFEARGHGHDGVKHEAPATVLNSLMGVVRVAGKIGIPGLYVTEDPGAVDAAAKMGSLSIRFGLGWAKSHSFHTGQTPVMKYNRQLMQAIMWDRIKIADIVGVEVISLDDAPRGYGEFDAGVPKKFVIDPHKLFSAA, encoded by the coding sequence ATGTCTGACAATCGTGGTGTGGTGTATCTCGGCAATGGCAAAGTCGAAGTACAGAAAATCGACTATCCGAAAATGCAGGACCCGCGCGGCAGGAAGATTAACCACGCTGTCATCCTGCGTGTGGTTTCCACCAACATCTGTGGTTCCGACCAGCACATGGTGCGCGGCCGTACCACCGCTCAGACCGGTCTGGTGCTGGGCCACGAGATAACCGGTGAAGTGATCGAGAAGGGCAGCGACGTCGAAAATCTGCAAATCGGCGACCTGGTGTCCGTACCGTTCAACGTAGCTTGCGGGCGCTGCCGTTCCTGCAAAGAGATGCACACCGGTGTGTGCCTGAGCGTCAACCCGGCGCGTCCGGGCGGTGCTTATGGTTATGTCGACATGGGCGACTGGACCGGTGGCCAGGCTGAATACGCGATGGTGCCGTACGCTGACTTCAACCTGCTGAAACTCCCGGATCGCGATCGCGCGATGGAAAAAATCCGCGACCTGACCTGCCTCTCCGACATCCTGCCGACCGGTTACCACGGCGCAGTGACGGCCGGTGTTGGCCCTGGCAGCACGGTATACATCGCCGGTGCTGGCCCGGTGGGCCTGGCGGCTGCCGCTTCTGCTCGCCTGTTGGGCGCGGCTGTGGTGATCATCGGTGACGTCAACCCGATCCGCCTGGCTCACGCCAAGGCTCAGGGTTTCGAAGTTGCCGACCTGTCGACAGACACCCCGCTGCACGAACAGATCGCTGCGCTGTTGGGCGAGCCAGAAGTGGATTGCGCTGTTGATGCGGTGGGCTTCGAAGCCCGCGGTCACGGCCATGACGGCGTGAAACACGAAGCTCCGGCGACCGTGCTCAACTCGCTGATGGGCGTGGTTCGGGTAGCTGGCAAAATCGGTATCCCTGGCCTGTACGTGACTGAAGACCCAGGTGCTGTGGATGCGGCCGCGAAAATGGGCAGCCTGAGCATTCGCTTCGGTCTGGGCTGGGCCAAATCCCACAGCTTCCACACCGGCCAGACGCCAGTGATGAAGTACAACCGCCAACTGATGCAGGCGATCATGTGGGACCGCATCAAGATTGCCGACATCGTCGGTGTTGAAGTCATCAGCCTGGATGACGCGCCACGTGGTTATGGTGAGTTCGATGCAGGTGTGCCGAAGAAGTTTGTGATCGATCCGCACAAGTTGTTCAGCGCGGCGTAA
- the creC gene encoding two-component system sensor histidine kinase CreC gives MPLGIRIFLVYVLFIGLTGYFVLNTVMEEIRPGVRQSTEETLVDTANLMAEILRDDFKAGTLSQNRWPELLKAYGERQPKASIWGMPKNQVNHRIYVTDAKGIVVLDSSGIAVGQDYSRWNDVYLTLRGEYGARSTRSNPDDSNSSVMHVGAPIRDNGQIIGVVTVAKPNSSLQPYVDRTERRLLIYGAGLIGLGLLFGALLSWWLSAALRRLTAYAQAVSEGRRVEVPHYRGGELEQLATAVEQMRTQLEGKAYVERYVHTLTHELKSPLAAIRGAAELLQGEMPLAQQQRFVSNIDSESARMQQLIERLLNLAQVEQRQGLEERVAVPLASLVDELLSAQAARIEGKQLHVELQIAADLNLLGEPFLLRQALGNLLENALDFTPARGVLRLCAERIDDRIEFRLFNQAEAIPDYALPRLSERFYSLPRPDSGRKSTGLGLNFVEEVVKLHGGQLWVGNVAGGVEAKLHLPEATRH, from the coding sequence ATGCCATTGGGGATCCGGATTTTCCTGGTCTACGTGCTGTTCATCGGCCTGACCGGCTACTTCGTGCTCAATACCGTGATGGAAGAAATTCGCCCCGGCGTGCGCCAGTCCACCGAAGAAACCCTGGTGGACACCGCCAACCTGATGGCCGAGATCCTGCGCGACGACTTCAAGGCTGGCACCCTCAGCCAGAACCGCTGGCCCGAGTTGCTCAAGGCTTATGGTGAACGGCAACCGAAGGCGAGTATCTGGGGCATGCCGAAGAATCAGGTCAACCACCGGATTTACGTCACCGATGCCAAGGGCATTGTGGTGCTGGATTCCAGCGGCATCGCGGTGGGCCAGGACTACTCGCGCTGGAACGACGTCTACCTGACCTTGCGCGGCGAATACGGCGCTCGTTCGACGCGCAGCAACCCGGATGATTCGAACTCGTCGGTGATGCACGTCGGTGCACCGATTCGCGACAACGGCCAGATCATCGGCGTGGTGACGGTGGCCAAACCCAACAGCTCGCTGCAGCCCTACGTTGATCGCACCGAGCGGCGATTGCTGATTTATGGTGCCGGGCTGATTGGCCTGGGTTTGCTGTTCGGTGCGTTGTTGTCGTGGTGGCTGAGCGCGGCGCTGCGGCGGTTGACGGCGTATGCCCAGGCAGTCAGCGAAGGTCGTCGGGTCGAGGTGCCGCATTATCGTGGCGGCGAGCTGGAGCAACTGGCCACGGCGGTGGAACAGATGCGCACCCAGCTCGAAGGCAAAGCCTACGTCGAGCGTTATGTGCACACCCTGACCCATGAATTGAAAAGCCCGCTGGCGGCGATTCGTGGTGCGGCGGAGTTACTGCAAGGTGAGATGCCGCTGGCTCAGCAGCAGCGATTTGTCAGCAACATCGACAGCGAAAGTGCACGCATGCAGCAGTTGATCGAACGACTGTTGAACCTCGCGCAGGTGGAACAGCGCCAAGGGCTGGAAGAGCGGGTGGCCGTGCCGTTGGCGAGTTTGGTGGACGAGCTGTTGAGCGCGCAGGCTGCGCGAATCGAAGGCAAGCAGTTGCATGTGGAACTGCAAATTGCAGCAGATTTGAACCTGCTCGGCGAGCCGTTTCTGTTGCGTCAGGCACTGGGCAATCTGCTGGAGAATGCCTTGGACTTCACCCCAGCTCGCGGTGTGCTGCGTTTGTGCGCCGAACGAATCGATGATCGCATTGAGTTCAGGCTATTCAACCAGGCCGAGGCGATTCCCGACTATGCATTGCCGCGCTTGAGCGAGCGCTTCTATTCACTGCCGCGCCCGGACAGTGGGCGCAAGAGTACGGGGCTAGGGCTTAACTTCGTTGAGGAAGTGGTCAAACTGCATGGCGGCCAACTGTGGGTAGGCAACGTTGCTGGCGGTGTAGAGGCCAAGTTGCATTTGCCTGAGGCGACTCGTCATTGA